The following proteins are co-located in the Conyzicola lurida genome:
- a CDS encoding SufS family cysteine desulfurase → MTLIPPVTRLDALSDVEIRGIRADFPILSTEVNGASLVYLDSGATSQKPVQVLDAERSFYERDNAAVHRGAHTLAALATESFEDARSTVARFVGVREDEIVWTSNATEGINLIAYAMSNASLGRGDEASASLRLGEGDEIVVTEMEHHANLIPWQELAARTGATLRYIPVHDDGSLVLDDLDEIVNERTRVLAFTHVSNVLGIVNPVDVLVARARQVGALTVLDACQSAPHLALDLVALDVDFAVFSGHKMLGPTGVGVLYGRGALLAALPPFLTGGSMITTVTMEKAEYLEAPQRFEAGTQRVSQTVALAAAVRYLSAVGMDRIAEHEARLGERLVAGLAEIPGVRVLGQPAGTHRVGLASFDVAGVHSHDVGQFLDDRGIAVRVGHHCAQPLHRRLGVTASTRASAYLYTTENEVDEFLAGVADVTTFFGVSA, encoded by the coding sequence ATGACCCTCATCCCGCCCGTGACCCGGCTCGACGCCCTCAGTGACGTCGAGATCCGCGGCATCCGCGCCGATTTCCCGATCCTCTCGACGGAGGTGAACGGGGCGTCGCTCGTCTACCTCGACTCGGGTGCCACCTCGCAGAAGCCGGTGCAGGTGCTCGACGCCGAGCGCTCGTTCTACGAGCGCGACAACGCCGCGGTGCACCGCGGGGCACACACGCTCGCCGCACTCGCGACCGAGTCGTTCGAGGACGCCCGGTCGACCGTCGCGCGCTTCGTCGGTGTACGCGAGGACGAGATCGTCTGGACGTCGAACGCCACCGAGGGCATCAACCTCATCGCCTACGCGATGTCGAACGCCAGCCTCGGCCGCGGCGACGAGGCATCGGCCTCGCTGCGACTCGGCGAGGGCGACGAGATCGTCGTCACCGAGATGGAGCACCACGCCAACCTGATCCCGTGGCAGGAACTCGCGGCGCGCACCGGAGCGACGCTGCGCTACATCCCCGTGCACGACGACGGGTCGCTCGTGCTCGACGACCTCGACGAGATCGTCAACGAGCGCACGCGCGTGCTCGCCTTCACCCACGTCTCCAACGTGCTCGGCATCGTGAACCCCGTCGACGTGCTCGTCGCGCGGGCCCGGCAGGTCGGCGCGCTCACCGTGCTCGACGCCTGCCAGTCGGCGCCGCACCTCGCGCTCGACCTCGTGGCGCTCGACGTCGACTTCGCCGTGTTCTCGGGCCACAAGATGCTCGGCCCCACCGGCGTCGGCGTGCTCTACGGGCGCGGCGCCCTGCTCGCCGCCCTCCCGCCGTTCCTCACCGGCGGTTCGATGATCACCACCGTCACGATGGAGAAGGCCGAGTACCTCGAAGCGCCGCAGCGGTTCGAAGCCGGCACGCAGCGCGTGTCGCAGACGGTCGCGCTCGCCGCGGCGGTGCGCTACCTGTCGGCGGTCGGCATGGACCGCATCGCCGAGCACGAAGCGCGGCTGGGCGAGCGGCTGGTCGCCGGTCTCGCCGAGATCCCCGGCGTGCGCGTGCTCGGGCAGCCCGCGGGCACGCACCGGGTCGGACTCGCCAGCTTCGACGTCGCCGGCGTGCACTCGCACGACGTCGGGCAGTTCCTCGACGACCGCGGAATCGCCGTGCGCGTCGGGCACCACTGCGCCCAGCCGCTGCACCGCCGCCTCGGCGTCACCGCGTCGACCCGCGCGAGCGCCTACCTGTACACGACCGAGAACGAGGTCGACGAGTTCCTCGCCGGGGTCGCCGACGTCACCACTTTCTTCGGAGTTTCGGCATGA
- the sufU gene encoding Fe-S cluster assembly sulfur transfer protein SufU: MSSSDLQALYQELILDHSRHPHGFGLQEGAAASSHQVNPTCGDEVTLELHMQPGTDIVSSVRWEGHGCAISQASASLFTEMADSLTLDDLDSRIELFRTAMRSRGTIEPDEELLGDAAALGGVSKYIARVKCAMLAWVAAEHAIAQVRAA, from the coding sequence ATGAGTTCGTCCGACCTGCAGGCGCTCTACCAGGAGCTGATCCTCGACCACTCGCGTCATCCCCACGGCTTCGGCCTGCAGGAGGGCGCGGCCGCGTCGTCGCACCAGGTCAACCCGACCTGCGGCGACGAGGTCACCCTCGAGCTGCACATGCAGCCCGGAACGGACATCGTCTCGTCGGTGCGCTGGGAGGGTCACGGCTGCGCGATCTCGCAGGCCTCGGCGTCGCTGTTCACCGAGATGGCGGACTCGCTCACGCTCGACGACCTCGACTCGCGCATCGAGCTGTTCCGCACCGCGATGCGGTCGCGCGGCACGATCGAGCCCGACGAGGAGCTGCTAGGCGACGCCGCGGCACTCGGCGGGGTCTCGAAGTACATCGCGCGGGTCAAGTGCGCGATGCTCGCCTGGGTCGCGGCCGAGCACGCGATCGCGCAGGTTCGCGCGGCGTAG